A portion of the Bactrocera neohumeralis isolate Rockhampton chromosome 2, APGP_CSIRO_Bneo_wtdbg2-racon-allhic-juicebox.fasta_v2, whole genome shotgun sequence genome contains these proteins:
- the LOC126767653 gene encoding TATA-binding protein-associated factor 172 → MTSRLDRLFILLESGSSAVTRRAAAKQIGEVQKLYPHELHALLNRLIGYLHSTSWDTRIAASQAVEAILQNVPAWKPELYATIKREVIKKEKDIDDESALGSTTGGGEDDSCQSVATTATTSSEQSSSRDAQQRERLLSFAEFDLEQILHKGARLIGSEGIEFDLNASDVTKSTSEGAVNANATASERLSRQRALLNEKLGLTQASKLGVNLMDMITDEDVMPSNNGSSYNANDEKVPVEDILNIKPNSHLIPSNGQQLSCREMNRAKRKARQNISITTSGGCASATVNSLSRSNSSTSSGLGTCKNSSSVSDEPELKKMKADSLQRQEVFYTLNDPVPDATGMWVDAVSWPLENFCARLYVDLFNPRWEVRHGAATALRELINNHSNGAGKAIGMSREEIQQHHNLWMEDAALRLLCVLCLDRFGDFVSDQVVAPVRETCAQVLGTIVKDMHAEQVHQIVQLLMKLVKQKEWEVRHGGLLGLKYVFVVREDLLPIYVPQTISNILLALFDVVDDVGAVAASTLIPIATWLPKLLNPVQVSSIVKMLWDLLLDQDELTSACNSFMGLLAAILCLPNAGSWIQMEPMSTLIPRLWPFLSHSTSSVRKSTLLTLQTLTASNLSKEKLEATTIVVPTTSSASINNGNGVITSNKGSSSDETATIAINFDSKKLNLNLGVIDWQWKLLQDALRFIYERILVEPQPDIQEMSCKVWNNLLFNADLGALLHAACPIVSSWICLAMQPARLAFDSSILIHTTAAAQSLAAMSAEGNSPATPRRRTQRVTDDLAADSTPATQRYFLGGSEGTPLEVRERNVIRARVLAARVLGALSKYLVQPAPGVAYTANMESPMDCYTKVLLGHLNSRSAVQRIVCGLIIAFWAQLDPSMHMAAPKLAEKLLTCVMEYVYYDEVAISFTRLHQEAHDLIATLKQYKIVINDFNNARVLTLDQIEAIATTLTEGLHQYALKPKLLETLEERRRGLQNSFAQTTAEQCAYNISAQAALAAAIVGMQCLPEKLNPIVKPLMESIKREECELLQNLSAEFLVQLMHQVCDRNPSPNSKILTNLCTLLRSDPQFTPKIILSPLTLKQTPLPESAAVTNNCVYYGILTLSLQQNNIQIGGTGNRSVGASAPRGPGRPPLNEALVTAENGTNAVNAVEVKHNRIQRMGALCAISKICLGFKMDIFSKIPVFQHILFTKIEQFINNYPNMDLLSNVPFDLAQTNDIITSLQLIEIAAPHFLHFASDASAKDEVLKRLFALLPHFSVLITHPLKAVRHMVARCIAALAVADLVCTMHFVLDVLLGMLVNIENVIQRQGAIEAIERVVDKLQLCIVPYTVLLVVPLLGCMSDPDESVRLLATHCFATLIQLMPLDSRSKCIKNEIPSAELQQRKIRDREFLDYLFTPKSIPDYKVPVTISVELRSYQQAGVNWLWFLNKYNLHGILCDDMGLGKTLQTICILAGDHYQRQVDKATSLPSLVICPPTLTGHWVYEVEKFIHKSNILRPLHYVGLPIGREKLRCQIGACNLVVASYDTIRKDIDFFSTIHWNYCVLDEGHIIKNGKTKSSKAIKMLKAKHRLILSGTPIQNNVLELWSLFDFLMPGFLGTEKQFIARYSRPILASRDSKSSSKEQEAGVLAMEALHRQVLPFLLRRVKEDVLTDLPPKITQDLLCELSPLQERLYEDFSRTHLNSHWKDCLQSLGDSDSISKKAHIFHDLRYLQNVCNHPKLVLTPKHSEYGKITLELQKQQSSLDDIEHSAKLPALKQLLLDCGIGVQTESVSQHRALIFCQLKAMLNIVENDLLRKHLPSVTYLRLDGSVPASLRQQIVNNFNTDPSIDVLLLTTQVGGLGLNLTGADTVIFVEHDWNPMKDLQAMDRAHRIGQKKVVNVYRLITEKTLEEKIMGLQKFKILTANTVVSSENASLETMGTGQLFDLFNANVNDKTGSSGAPMLNTSGGGQMSMNAIIESLPELWSEQQYDEEYDVSNFVQGLKK, encoded by the exons ATGACATCTCG GCTGGATCGCCTCTTTATATTGTTGGAGTCTGGGTCATCAGCGGTGACGCGTCGTGCTGCAGCGAAACAAATCGGAGAAGTGCAGAAGTTATACCCACACGAGCTGCATGCGTTGTTGAACCGTCTAATTGGCTATTTGCACAGCACTTCGTGGGATACGCGTATAGCTGCCTCACAAGCTGTCGAAGCGATTTTGCAAAATGTGCCCGCTTGGAAGCCGGAGTTATATGCAACCATAAAGCGTGAGGTCATTAAGAAAGAGAAGGATATAGACGACGAGTCAGCTTTAGGCTCCACCACTGGCGGTGGTGAGGATGACAGCTGCCAGTCGGTAGCCACGACCGCCACAACATCCAGTGAACAAAGCTCTAGTCGTGATGCGCAGCAGCGTGAACGCCTGTTATCTTTTGCGGAATTTGATTTGGAGCAAATATTACATAAAGGCGCACGTCTTATCGGCTCCGAGGGCATTGAATTCGATTTGAATGCAAGTGATGTGACGAAGTCGACAAGTGAAGGCGCGGTAAATGCTAATGCCACAGCTTCAGAGAGATTGAGTCGCCAACGTGCACTGTTGAATGAGAAACTAGGTCTGACACAGGCGTCTAAATTGGGCGTTAATTTAATGGACATGATTACCGATGAGGATGTCATGCCTTCTAATAATGGCAGTTCTTACAATGCCAATGATGAGAAG GTGCCCGTTGAAGACATATTGAACATAAAGCCCAATTCACATCTAATTCCTTCCAATGGGCAACAATTGAGTTGTCGAGAAATGAATCGAGCCAAACGAAAAGCGCGACAAAATATTAGTATCACAACCAGTGGCGGTTGTGCCAGCGCAACCGTTAATAGTCTTAGTCGCAGCAATAGCAGTACAAGTAGCGGTTTGGGTACCTGCAAGAATAGTTCCAGTGTGAGCGATGAACCGGAGCTCAAGAAAATGAAAGCAGATTCGCTGCAACGACAAGAGGTTTTCTACACCTTGAATG ATCCCGTTCCGGATGCGACTGGCATGTGGGTGGATGCCGTCAGTTGGCCCTTGGAAAATTTTTGTGCTCGCCTATACGTTGATCTCTTCAATCCACGATGGGAGGTACGTCACGGCGCTGCTACTGCATTGCGTGAACTAATTAACAATCACTCCAACGGTGCTGGTAAGGCAATCGGTATGTCACGCGAGGAAATACAGCAGCATCATAATCTCTGGATGGAGGATGCAGCCTTGCGCTTGCTCTGCGTACTTTGCTTAGATCGCTTCGGCGATTTTGTATCCGACCAAGTGGTAGCCCCAGTACGCGAAACATGTGCACAAGTTTTGGGTACCATCGTCAAAGACATGCATGCCGAGCAGGTGCATCAAATCGTGCAACTATTGATGAAATTGGTAAAACAAAAGGAATGGGAAGTGCGTCACGGTGGGCTGCTAggcttaaaatatgtttttgtggtACGTGAAGATCTATTGCCGATTTACGTGCCGCAAACCATAAGTAATATACTGCTGGCGCTGTTCGATGTAGTCGACGATGTAGGCGCTGTTGCTGCGTCGACTTTAATACCGATCGCCACCTGGCTACCGAAATTGCTGAATCCTGTGCAGGTGTCGTCGATTGTGAAGATGCTGTGGGATCTACTATTAGATCAGGATGAATTAACAAGTGCGTGTAACAGCTTCATGGGATTGCTAGCTGCGATTTTGTGCTTGCCAAATGCCGGCTCTTGGATACA aatgGAACCAATGTCTACTTTGATACCACGACTGTGGCCCTTCCTTTCGCACAGCACCAGTTCGGTGCGCAAGTCTACTTTGCTTACCCTTCAAACACTCACTGCCAGCAATCTAAGTAAAGAGAAGCTTGAAGCTACGACCATCGTTGTGCCCACCACAAGTTCAGCTTCCATTAATAATGGCAATGGTGTAATTACGTCGAATAAGGGATCTTCAAGTGATGAAACCGCTACAATTGCCATTAATTTCGActcgaaaaaattgaatttaaatttgggTGTCATCGATTGGCAGTGGAAACTTTTGCAGGATGCCCTACGTTTCATCTATGAACGTATTCTAGTCGAACCTCAGCCCGATATACAAGAGATGTCGTGCAAAGTATGGAACAATCTCTTGTTTAACGCTGATTTGGGAGCACTGCTTCATGCAGCCTGCCCTATCGTGTCGTCGTGGATTTGCTTAGCCATGCAGCCAGCGCGATTAGCCTTCGATTCCTCTATACTAATACATACCACAGCAGCAGCACAAAGTCTTGCAGCAATGTCAGCTGAGGGAAACTCGCCTGCAACACCCCGTCGACGTACACAACGCGTTACGGACGACTTAGCTGCTGACTCCACACCCGCAACGCAAAGGTATTTCCTTGGTGGCAGTGAAGGGACACCTCTGGAAGTGCGTGAACGGAATGTGATCCGAGCTCGTGTACTAGCAGCTCGAGTACTGGGCGCACTTTCCAAATATCTAGTGCAACCTGCTCCCGGTGTGGCGTACACAGCTAATATGGAATCACCGATGGACTGTTATACCAAAGTTCTGTTAGGTCATTTAAATTCACGGTCAGCAGTGCAGCGTATTGTGTGTG GTCTAATCATTGCTTTCTGGGCGCAACTGGACCCATCAATGCACATGGCTGCACCCAAACTGGCTGAAAAACTCCTCACATGTGTCATGGAGTATGTATATTATGACGAAGTAGCCATTTCATTTACGag ACTTCATCAAGAGGCTCATGATCTCATTGCCACactaaaacaatataaaattgtcaTAAACGATTTCAACAATGCGCGCGTCCTCACATTGGATCAAATTGAAGCCATTGCCACCACTCTCACAGAGGGTTTGCATCAATATGCGCTAAAGCCGAAATTGTTGGAAACACTCGAAGAGCGCAGGCGCGGTTTACAAAACTCTTTTGCGCAGACTACAGCAGAGCAGTGCGCCTACAACATAAGCGCACAAGCGGCATTAGCTGCTGCCATTGTAGGTATGCAATGCCTGCCGGAGAAACTTAATCCGATAGTTAAACCGCTCATGGAATCAATAAAACGGGAAGAGTGCGAGTTGTTGCAAAATCTTTCGGCGGAGTTCCTAGTACAGCTAATGCATCAAGTGTGTGATAGAAATCCTAGTCCCAATAGTAAAATACTTACTAACTTATGTACGCTACTGAGGAGCGATCCTCAGTTTACACCGAAAATT ATTTTAAGCCCATTGACATTGAAACAAACTCCCTTGCCAGAGTCGGCAGCAGTCACAAACAATTGTGTATATTATGGCATTTTAACATTAAGTcttcaacaaaataatatacaaattggTGGTACTGGTAACCGTAGCGTTGGTGCCAGTGCTCCTCGTGGACCAGGCAGGCCGCCACTAAATGAAGCGCTTGTCACAGCGGAAAATGGCACCAATGCTGTAAATGCGGTA GAAGTGAAGCATAATCGCATTCAGCGCATGGGTGCCTTATGTGCCATATCGAAGATTTGCCTAGGCTTTAAGATGGATATTTTCTCAAAGATACCAGTTTTCCAACATATTCTCTTTACTAAAATTGAACAGTTCATAAACAATTATCCAAATATGGATCTTTTATCGAATGTACCCTTCGATTTAGCCCAAACAAATGATATCATCACATCATTGCAGTTGATCGAAATTGCAGCGCCACACTTTTTACACTTTGCGAGCGATGCTTCAGCAAAAGACGAAGTGCTCAAGCGGCTGTTTGCGTTACTTCCACATTTCAGTGTTCTCATCACGCATCCCTTGAAGGCG GTACGCCACATGGTTGCACGCTGTATTGCAGCCCTCGCAGTAGCTGATTTGGTGTGCACCATGCACTTTGTGCTGGATGTACTACTTGGCATGCTGGTTAACATTGAGAATGTAATCCAGCGCCAGGGTGCGATTGAAGCAATTGAACGTGTGGTAGACAAGCTGCAGCTGTGTATTGTGCCTTATACCGTGCTTCTAGTCGTCCCATTGTTGG GTTGCATGAGTGACCCAGATGAATCTGTGCGCCTGCTCGCCACCCATTGTTTCGCTACACTCATTCAGCTGATGCCATTAGATTCGCGCAGCAAATGTATTAAAAACGAGATTCCTTCTGCAGAATTGCAGCAGCGTAAGATACGCGATCGCGAATTTCTCGATTATCTTTTCACGCCAAAAAGTATACCCGACTACAAAGTTCCGGTAACAATTTCGGTGGAGCTTCGTTCATACCAACAGGCGGGCGTGAATTGGTTATGGTTCCTTAACAAATACAATTTGCATGGAATACTCTGCGATGACATGGGCCTTGGAAAAACATTGCAAACGATTTGCATACTCGCCGGCGATCACTATCAACGTCAAGTAGACAAAGCCACATCACTGCCAAGCTTGGTGATTTGTCCACCCACACTCACTGGTCATTGGGTATATGAAGtcgaaaaatttatacataagtCGAACATTTTGCGGCCACTACATTACGTGGGATTGCCCATTGGGCGTGAAAAATTGCGATGCCAAATTGGTGCATGTAACTTGGTTGTGGCATCATATGATACAATACGCAAAGATATAGATTTCTTCAGTACCATACACTGGAACTATTGCGTACTGGATGAAGGACACATCATAAAGAATGGCAAAACCAAAAGTTCAAAAGCAATTAAGATGCTCAAAGCTAAGCATCGTTTGATACTTTCGGGTACTCCCATACAAAACAATGTACTGGAGCTGTGGTCACTCTTTGACTTTCTTATGCCCGGTTTTCTTGGCACTGAGAAGCAGTTTATTGCACGCTACAGCCGACCAATACTTGCTTCTCGCGATTCCAAGAGCTCCTCAAAAGAGCAGGAAGCTGGCGTTCTTGCAATGGAGGCATTACACCGGCAGGTGTTGCCATTCCTATTGAGACGCGTGAAGGAGGATGTATTGACTGATTTACCACCGAAAATAACCCAAGACTTATTGTGCGAATTGAGCCCATTGCAAGAACGTTTGTATGAGGACTTCAGTCGCACACATTTGAATTCTCATTGGAAGGATTGCCTGCAGAGTTTGGGCGATAGTGACAGCATTAGTAAAAAGGCGCACATTTTCCATGATTTGCGTTATCTACAAAACGTATGCAATCATCCGAAACTGGTGCTGACGCCAAAGCATTCAGAGTACGGGAAGATAACGTTGGAGTTGCAGAAGCAGCAAAGCTCACTGGATGACATTGAACACTCGGCGAAATTACCGGCACTGAA GCAATTATTGCTCGATTGCGGCATTGGTGTACAGACGGAATCGGTCAGTCAGCATCGTGCGCTAATTTTCTGTCAATTGAAAGCTATGTTAAATATTGTCGAGAATGACTTGCTGCGCAAACACTTGCCGTCCGTTACGTACTTGCGCCTGGATGGCAGCGTGCCAGCATCCCTAAGACAACAAATTGTAAACAACTTCAACACCGATCCGAGTATCGATGTGCTACTACTAACCACTCAG GTTGGTGGCCTCGGCTTAAATTTGACTGGCGCAGATACAGTAATATTTGTTGAGCACGATTGGAATCCAATGAAGGATCTACAGGCCATGGACCGTGCTCATCGCATTGGCCAGAAAAAGGTAGTGAATGTGTATCGTTTGATAACTGAAAAAACGCTCGAAGAAAAAATAATGGGTCTGCAGAAGTTCAAAATACTCACCGCGAATACAGTGGTTAGTTCAGAGAATGCGTCGTTGGAGACGATGGGCACGGGTCAGTTATTTGACTTGTTCAACGCAAATGTTAATGATAAAACTGGATCAAGTGGTGCTCCAATGTTGAATACGAGCGGTGGTGGTCAGATGTCTATGAATGCTATCATTGAATCTCTACCAGAGCTATGGTCAGAACAGCAGTATGATGAAGAGTATGATGTGTCCAATTTCGTGCAGGGTTTGAAAAAATGA